From Bacillus sp. FSL K6-3431, the proteins below share one genomic window:
- a CDS encoding FIMAH domain-containing protein: MNKKVSLLLVIFMIIFGQAISSPESVFAEKEKNELEGINGLKGDYYVSSGKGKFDFHELKSTVVDGNIHYPDLDPILKSLTNQDNDVNVRWTGQIRPEYSEDYTFYMIGDNGFRLWVDNQLIIDHWVNDWDKEQKSNSLTLEAGKKYDIKIEYFEDTGGSNLFLRWSSASQAKAIVPPEALYLPLDFDFSGPSMSVVSEDGKTMELTFSEQLNAIPKGAINHIKVNVSGEDWPLESVSSADTESSVAVIQMSEPIFGRSANVRVIYDGEGGITTKDSNKLLKFNRFAINHSTFSIETPWTKDVSADNALPEYPRPQMVREKWKNLNGNWEFESATKEGALPTGETLAEEILVPYPVESKLSGIERYEERMWYKRQFSIPEDWGGERVLLHFGAVDWETTVYVNGEKVGSHRGGHTAFSFDITDDLKQGDNELIVHVYDPTDPNKQSLGKQRLNPGGIFYTSASGIWQTVWLEPVAKASIDKLDTVADIDGEVLNLTVQGTGVNNETVEAIAMKDGKEVGRASGKIGSEIQVPVPDPRLWSTEDPFLYDLKIILKDGSQTGDEVAGYFGMREITIGEEDGVLRPLLNGEFVFQMGPLDQGYWPDGIYTAPTDEALKFDIEEAQRLGFNMIRKHAKIEPARWYYWADKMGMLVWQDMPSMYSGNPSTETKQQFEYEFSEMLNQFNSFPSIVQWVVFNEGWGQYDTERLTKWVKEKDPNRIVNNASGWTDKGAGDVIDFHVYVGPGSPTPTSSRIAVLGEYGGLGLKVPQHWWGGGIFTYEMMDSSKALTDRYISLIDRIKQYKQNPGLSAAVYTQITDVEGELNGLLTYDRKVEKVDFELLQQAHKQLIGGLDASDLQKHIDSASALFEAAEVGDEPGKYPQEAVDDMRTAIALAKSVADDPNATRKEISQAIKALEEAVAQFKEQVHSPIPMDAEIDHFDNETIADSWSIINPVDSNWTLTEKESHLRIKTLPGDIYQEMNDMKNIFLRDVQSEDFEITAKVTAPIRENHQQAGLIIWQDDDNYVRFGHVWDTTTTTGYSLETAKEEKQKYSKANNMARHPGSDSVYMKFKKVGNEYTTYYWSGLKWEKAADPITASLDNVKVGLYATSTGSNKNINADFDYFTIKQDEALSSADMKTVVEKFEEEGEFTDDRVAHALKLHLTAVDRYEKQEAAAKVVKHMEGFKQLLEQQKENEWISMKAYSTLKANAEALIKKWQ; the protein is encoded by the coding sequence GTGGACAATCAGCTAATTATTGATCACTGGGTAAATGATTGGGATAAGGAACAGAAGAGTAATTCGCTTACGCTAGAAGCCGGCAAAAAGTATGATATTAAAATAGAATATTTTGAAGACACTGGTGGCTCTAATTTATTCCTTAGATGGTCTAGTGCAAGTCAAGCTAAAGCAATCGTCCCACCTGAGGCATTGTATCTCCCTTTGGACTTTGATTTTAGCGGTCCTTCGATGTCTGTCGTTTCCGAGGATGGGAAAACAATGGAATTAACCTTTTCTGAACAACTCAACGCTATTCCCAAAGGAGCTATTAATCATATTAAAGTAAATGTGTCGGGGGAGGATTGGCCGCTTGAATCGGTTTCATCAGCAGACACAGAGAGTTCGGTGGCCGTGATTCAAATGTCAGAACCGATTTTTGGAAGGTCTGCGAATGTAAGAGTTATATATGATGGAGAGGGTGGGATTACGACTAAGGACAGTAATAAATTATTGAAGTTTAATAGATTTGCTATTAATCACTCTACATTCTCGATAGAAACGCCTTGGACAAAAGATGTGTCGGCAGATAACGCACTGCCAGAATATCCACGTCCACAGATGGTTCGTGAAAAATGGAAAAACTTAAATGGTAACTGGGAATTTGAAAGCGCTACGAAAGAAGGTGCTTTGCCAACAGGTGAAACATTGGCAGAAGAGATCCTTGTGCCCTATCCAGTCGAATCCAAATTGTCGGGAATCGAACGTTATGAGGAGCGCATGTGGTACAAACGACAGTTTTCAATACCAGAAGATTGGGGTGGAGAAAGAGTATTACTACATTTCGGAGCAGTTGATTGGGAAACTACAGTCTATGTCAATGGCGAAAAAGTAGGTAGTCATCGCGGGGGGCATACAGCATTTAGCTTTGATATTACAGATGACCTTAAACAAGGGGATAATGAGCTGATTGTGCATGTGTATGATCCTACAGATCCAAACAAACAATCTCTTGGGAAGCAAAGACTTAATCCGGGAGGGATTTTCTATACATCGGCTTCTGGCATATGGCAAACAGTTTGGTTAGAACCTGTTGCGAAAGCTAGTATTGATAAATTAGATACAGTTGCAGATATAGACGGAGAAGTATTAAATCTAACTGTACAAGGAACGGGTGTTAATAATGAGACGGTCGAAGCAATTGCAATGAAAGATGGGAAAGAGGTTGGTCGTGCAAGTGGTAAGATTGGATCTGAGATTCAAGTTCCTGTACCAGATCCTCGGTTGTGGTCAACAGAAGATCCATTCCTATATGATCTTAAAATCATATTGAAAGATGGCTCACAAACAGGTGATGAAGTGGCAGGTTATTTTGGTATGAGAGAGATCACGATAGGTGAGGAAGATGGTGTGTTGCGACCGTTACTTAACGGTGAATTTGTTTTTCAGATGGGCCCGCTAGATCAAGGTTACTGGCCCGATGGTATTTATACTGCTCCGACTGATGAAGCGTTAAAATTCGATATTGAAGAGGCGCAACGTCTTGGTTTCAATATGATCCGTAAACACGCGAAGATTGAGCCTGCACGCTGGTATTATTGGGCAGATAAAATGGGGATGCTCGTGTGGCAGGATATGCCAAGTATGTATAGCGGTAATCCTTCAACAGAAACGAAACAGCAGTTTGAATATGAATTTTCGGAGATGTTAAACCAGTTTAATAGCTTTCCATCCATCGTCCAATGGGTCGTATTTAATGAAGGTTGGGGACAATACGATACAGAGAGACTAACCAAATGGGTGAAAGAAAAAGATCCTAATCGCATAGTGAATAACGCAAGTGGATGGACGGATAAAGGTGCAGGTGATGTTATTGATTTCCACGTATATGTGGGCCCAGGTTCTCCAACGCCAACTTCATCTCGTATTGCTGTATTAGGAGAATACGGAGGGCTTGGATTGAAGGTTCCTCAACATTGGTGGGGTGGAGGGATTTTCACGTATGAAATGATGGATAGTAGTAAAGCGCTAACTGATCGGTATATTAGTTTAATAGACCGAATTAAGCAATACAAGCAAAATCCGGGTCTTAGTGCTGCGGTATATACGCAAATAACAGATGTTGAAGGTGAACTCAATGGTTTACTAACATATGACCGAAAAGTAGAGAAAGTAGATTTTGAGTTACTGCAGCAAGCGCATAAGCAGTTAATTGGTGGTCTCGATGCAAGTGACTTACAAAAACACATTGATTCCGCCTCAGCCTTATTTGAAGCTGCGGAGGTAGGGGATGAGCCAGGGAAATATCCTCAAGAAGCTGTCGATGATATGAGGACGGCTATCGCTTTAGCCAAAAGTGTAGCGGATGATCCTAATGCAACAAGAAAAGAAATATCTCAAGCAATTAAAGCTTTAGAAGAAGCAGTTGCACAATTTAAAGAGCAAGTTCATTCACCAATTCCAATGGATGCTGAGATTGACCATTTTGATAATGAAACAATAGCCGATTCTTGGAGTATTATTAATCCCGTTGATTCAAATTGGACACTTACGGAGAAGGAGTCACATTTACGAATTAAAACGCTGCCTGGAGATATCTATCAAGAAATGAATGATATGAAAAATATCTTCTTAAGAGATGTCCAGTCTGAAGATTTCGAAATTACAGCGAAAGTGACAGCTCCGATACGTGAAAACCATCAACAAGCTGGTCTGATTATATGGCAAGATGACGATAATTATGTCAGATTTGGGCATGTATGGGATACTACAACAACGACCGGATACAGTTTAGAAACGGCAAAAGAAGAAAAGCAAAAATACAGTAAAGCTAATAATATGGCCCGTCACCCTGGAAGTGATTCCGTCTATATGAAATTTAAAAAGGTGGGAAATGAATATACAACGTATTATTGGAGCGGCCTCAAATGGGAAAAAGCCGCCGATCCAATTACAGCATCTCTAGATAATGTCAAAGTTGGGCTTTACGCAACTTCCACAGGTTCAAATAAAAATATTAATGCTGATTTTGATTATTTCACTATCAAGCAGGATGAAGCACTTTCAAGTGCAGATATGAAGACAGTTGTTGAGAAATTTGAGGAAGAAGGGGAATTCACAGACGATCGTGTCGCGCACGCCTTAAAACTTCATCTGACTGCAGTGGATCGTTATGAAAAGCAAGAAGCAGCTGCAAAGGTCGTCAAACATATGGAAGGTTTTAAACAGTTGCTTGAACAGCAAAAAGAGAATGAATGGATATCGATGAAGGCATATAGCACTCTTAAAGCTAACGCAGAAGCTTTGATTAAGAAGTGGCAGTAG
- the sipW gene encoding signal peptidase I SipW, with the protein MNWRNVCNIISNITTTFVFILLIVTVCTMLFSRAAGGELSLFGYQLKMVLSGSMEPQIQTGSLISINLDGDRTSYKKGDVITYRTADDILITHRIKEVKGYGLQYITKGDNNNGPDIEPVLADNIIGKYTGFTVPYVGYFIYFANSRQGAVLLLILPGILLLGYSIMSIWRALQLVQVPKEST; encoded by the coding sequence ATGAATTGGAGAAATGTATGTAACATTATTAGCAATATTACAACGACATTCGTGTTTATTCTGCTTATAGTCACAGTCTGCACTATGTTATTTTCTAGAGCAGCAGGAGGCGAACTAAGTCTATTCGGTTACCAATTGAAAATGGTATTGTCTGGCTCAATGGAACCTCAGATACAAACAGGGTCACTCATTTCAATTAATCTAGACGGTGATAGAACAAGTTATAAAAAGGGCGATGTAATCACTTATAGAACAGCAGATGATATCCTAATCACTCATAGAATCAAGGAAGTCAAAGGGTACGGACTGCAGTATATTACGAAAGGAGATAACAATAACGGACCTGATATAGAACCAGTACTGGCTGATAACATTATTGGGAAATATACAGGGTTTACCGTACCGTATGTCGGTTATTTCATTTATTTTGCTAATTCGAGGCAAGGTGCTGTTTTGCTGTTAATTTTACCAGGCATTTTGTTACTTGGTTACTCAATTATGTCAATCTGGCGTGCCCTTCAACTTGTCCAAGTGCCAAAAGAAAGCACTTGA
- a CDS encoding CalY family protein translates to MGLKKQLGSGVLSAVLGLTLLAGGTYAYFSDSEVTNNTFAAGTLDLAVEPTQIINIDNMKPGDWIIRDFELQNNGSLDIKKILLATEYTVIDNKEDNTEDFGKYIEVEFLYNVDKLDEVIYKTTLAELKNMSPEAVNKHIFYPILGEEGLPVGTSDDFVVQFNFIDNGQDQNEFQGDSLNLSWTFNATQTAGKEK, encoded by the coding sequence ATGGGTTTAAAAAAACAGCTTGGCTCGGGTGTGCTGTCTGCAGTACTTGGTCTAACATTATTAGCAGGCGGAACATACGCTTATTTTAGTGATAGTGAGGTAACAAACAATACATTTGCAGCAGGTACTTTGGACTTAGCTGTAGAACCAACACAAATTATTAATATCGATAATATGAAGCCAGGTGACTGGATCATTCGTGACTTTGAACTTCAAAATAATGGTTCATTGGATATTAAAAAAATACTTTTGGCAACAGAATATACTGTTATTGATAATAAAGAAGATAACACAGAAGATTTCGGAAAGTATATTGAAGTGGAGTTTTTATATAATGTTGATAAATTGGATGAAGTGATTTATAAAACTACTTTAGCGGAATTAAAAAATATGAGTCCGGAAGCTGTTAATAAACACATTTTCTATCCAATACTTGGAGAAGAAGGACTTCCAGTTGGTACTAGTGATGACTTCGTTGTCCAATTTAATTTTATAGATAATGGACAAGATCAGAACGAATTCCAAGGGGATTCTTTAAATCTGAGCTG